A window from Armatimonadota bacterium encodes these proteins:
- a CDS encoding ATP-grasp domain-containing protein, giving the protein MQSTVLVLGSGPIRIGQGIEFDYSCVHCVWALEQMGYRAVLINNNPETVSTDFDTSDGLYFEPVTLEDVLDVIGHQSSFMGAVVQFGGQTAINLAQGLRDSGIKVLGTSPTSIAAAEDRDLFEKLLSELEIPKPPGRAVRSLQAAREVAEEVGYPVLVRPSFVLGGRAMEIVWSEDQLEEFYGEAEAANPGQPVLVDKYFMGAEAEVDVISDGEDTLVPGIMEHIERAGVHSGDSMAVYPAITLSEHVQAQMVVFACKIARSLQVKGLMNIQFVIVDETAYVLEVNPRGSRTIPYISKVTGIPMVDIATRCMMGERLKDLGYSSGLWVLEKGRRDSGTEGQVETVVAGSLPEQHGTEGRRNVGTSDPRASTRPKAKGRILPESEFYQAVSFRPSVPLSLIPTPVLYAVKAPVFSFQKLTKVEPSLGPEMKSTGEILGLDNTFEGALYKALIAAGITFKGKGHVLLTVQDPDKADAVEIARRLKACGYSIAATGGTHDALKEAGIESRWMMKISEGEPNLLTHILGGEVSLMINTPGTDAKAEREAAQIRRACIETGIACITNIDTAKALATALDVYQDPSKASCKRLEEYFLG; this is encoded by the coding sequence ATGCAGTCCACCGTTCTCGTTCTTGGTTCCGGCCCGATTAGAATCGGCCAAGGCATCGAGTTCGACTATTCGTGCGTGCACTGCGTCTGGGCTCTGGAGCAGATGGGCTACCGAGCAGTGCTCATCAACAACAATCCCGAGACGGTTTCCACCGACTTCGACACGTCCGACGGCCTGTACTTCGAGCCGGTGACCCTGGAAGACGTCCTCGACGTGATCGGGCATCAATCTAGCTTCATGGGCGCGGTGGTTCAGTTCGGGGGACAGACCGCCATCAACCTCGCCCAGGGCCTACGCGATTCCGGCATCAAGGTGCTCGGCACCTCCCCAACCTCGATCGCCGCCGCGGAGGACCGAGACCTCTTCGAGAAGCTCTTGAGCGAGCTCGAGATTCCCAAGCCCCCGGGACGAGCCGTTCGGTCGCTCCAAGCCGCGCGCGAAGTGGCTGAGGAAGTGGGCTATCCGGTTCTGGTGCGCCCCAGCTTCGTCCTCGGCGGGCGGGCCATGGAAATCGTCTGGAGCGAGGACCAGCTAGAGGAGTTTTATGGGGAAGCGGAGGCCGCCAACCCCGGCCAACCGGTCCTGGTTGACAAGTACTTCATGGGCGCCGAGGCCGAAGTGGACGTCATCTCGGACGGGGAGGACACGCTGGTGCCGGGCATCATGGAGCACATCGAGCGCGCGGGCGTGCACAGCGGCGACTCGATGGCCGTGTATCCGGCGATTACGCTCAGCGAGCACGTCCAAGCGCAGATGGTGGTGTTCGCCTGCAAGATCGCGCGGTCGCTCCAGGTCAAGGGACTGATGAATATCCAGTTCGTGATCGTGGATGAGACCGCCTATGTGCTCGAGGTCAACCCAAGGGGCTCGCGCACAATTCCCTACATCTCCAAAGTCACCGGCATTCCGATGGTGGACATCGCGACTCGCTGTATGATGGGAGAAAGGCTCAAAGACTTGGGCTATTCCAGCGGGCTATGGGTTTTGGAGAAGGGACGGAGGGACAGCGGGACGGAGGGACAGGTCGAGACCGTAGTCGCAGGATCCTTGCCTGAGCAACACGGGACGGAGGGACGAAGGAACGTAGGGACTTCGGACCCGAGAGCCTCAACCCGGCCCAAAGCCAAGGGCCGCATATTGCCTGAGTCCGAGTTCTATCAGGCCGTGTCGTTTCGTCCTTCGGTCCCTTTGTCCCTGATTCCCACCCCCGTACTCTACGCGGTCAAAGCGCCGGTCTTCTCCTTCCAGAAGTTGACCAAGGTCGAGCCGAGCCTTGGGCCCGAAATGAAGTCCACCGGCGAGATCCTTGGCCTCGACAACACCTTCGAAGGCGCGCTCTACAAGGCGCTCATCGCGGCAGGGATCACGTTCAAGGGCAAGGGGCACGTGCTCCTGACGGTGCAGGACCCCGACAAGGCCGACGCCGTCGAGATCGCGCGCAGGCTGAAAGCCTGCGGCTACAGCATCGCGGCGACGGGCGGAACCCATGACGCCCTGAAGGAAGCCGGCATCGAAAGCCGGTGGATGATGAAGATCAGCGAAGGCGAACCCAACCTCTTGACCCACATTTTGGGCGGCGAAGTGAGCCTGATGATCAACACGCCCGGCACCGACGCGAAGGCGGAACGCGAAGCCGCGCAGATCCGCAGGGCCTGCATCGAGACCGGCATCGCCTGCATCACGAACATTGACACGGCGAAGGCGCTCGCCACCGCGCTGGACGTCTATCAAGACCCCAGCAAAGCCAGCTGCAAGCGGCTGGAAGAGTATTTCCTGGGCTAG
- the carA gene encoding glutamine-hydrolyzing carbamoyl-phosphate synthase small subunit, translating to MAPRYNPPGSKGVRDGAVARLLAQGETLTAHLVLSDGTTYTGSALGAQGETSGEVVFNTGMTGYQEILTDPSYAGQMVMLTYPLIGNYGINEDDFESDRVQPTGFIVKEACDSPSNWRSTKSPNQIMIERGLVGIQGIDTRAVTKRIRSGGVSMGCITNGPPALAIQRLRETQAYDDTDFVYKVSTKAPYKWGASGKESVEAQDDESRIRLVVIDCGLKFNILRRFWRAGCRPIVLPATVSAEEVLAWEPDGVVLSPGPGDPARLGGVVETVRDLLGKRPMFGICLGNQLLCQAIGGKTFKLKFGHRGSNHPVQDLKTRVVTITSQNHGYAVDPDSLSGSGGRVTQVNLNDGTVEGIEVPEAWASSIQYHPEAAPGPWDSRPYFDEFVERVKQFKA from the coding sequence ATGGCCCCTCGGTATAATCCTCCGGGTTCCAAGGGTGTTCGAGACGGTGCTGTCGCGCGCCTCCTGGCCCAAGGCGAAACATTGACGGCGCATCTTGTCCTTAGCGATGGCACGACCTATACCGGCTCCGCGCTTGGAGCCCAGGGGGAGACCAGCGGGGAGGTCGTCTTCAATACGGGGATGACCGGCTATCAGGAGATCCTGACCGACCCGAGTTACGCCGGCCAGATGGTGATGCTCACCTATCCTTTGATCGGCAACTACGGGATCAATGAGGACGATTTCGAATCCGATAGGGTCCAGCCAACGGGTTTCATTGTCAAAGAGGCCTGCGATTCGCCCAGCAACTGGCGCTCCACGAAATCGCCCAACCAGATCATGATCGAGCGGGGGCTGGTGGGGATTCAAGGCATCGACACGCGCGCCGTCACCAAACGAATTCGCTCGGGCGGAGTCTCGATGGGTTGCATCACCAACGGCCCACCGGCTCTGGCAATCCAGCGCCTTCGGGAGACACAGGCTTACGACGACACCGACTTCGTCTACAAAGTGAGCACCAAGGCCCCCTACAAGTGGGGCGCTTCCGGCAAGGAATCGGTGGAAGCCCAGGACGACGAGAGCCGCATTCGGCTCGTGGTCATCGATTGCGGGCTGAAGTTCAACATCCTCAGGCGGTTCTGGAGGGCAGGGTGCCGTCCGATTGTGCTTCCGGCGACAGTGTCCGCAGAGGAGGTCCTGGCCTGGGAGCCAGACGGCGTCGTGCTTTCGCCGGGCCCGGGCGACCCAGCACGGCTGGGCGGAGTTGTGGAGACCGTACGAGACCTTCTGGGCAAAAGACCGATGTTCGGCATCTGTCTCGGCAATCAATTGCTTTGCCAAGCTATCGGTGGGAAGACGTTCAAGCTCAAGTTCGGCCATCGAGGCTCGAACCACCCGGTTCAGGACCTGAAGACCCGGGTTGTGACGATCACCTCGCAGAACCACGGCTATGCCGTCGATCCCGACTCGCTCTCAGGCAGCGGGGGCAGGGTGACCCAGGTCAACCTCAATGACGGAACCGTCGAGGGCATCGAAGTCCCGGAGGCATGGGCATCGAGCATCCAGTACCATCCTGAGGCGGCGCCAGGGCCCTGGGATTCCAGGCCCTATTTCGACGAGTTCGTCGAACGGGTCAAGCAGTTCAAGGCTTAG
- a CDS encoding zinc metalloprotease HtpX has product MRLSTVTTAIKVGVLMVALTALVVWLGSKFGGTTGAVLAFGVAALMNLGTFWFSSNLVIAMTRAKPVEPEEAPELYAMVRRLASRAGIPTPKLYVVDDPSPNAFATGRSPKHGVVAVNTGLLDILDQPEVEGVIAHEMAHIKHRDTLTMAIVATIAGAVMMLANFLRFFSFFGGGDDREGGNPLVLLLVSIVAPIAAIAVQMTISRAREFEADREGAEIAGTPHGLANALRKLERGATAIPGHMPPQAAHLCIVNPFGGVGSGLLNLFRSHPSTEERIRRLESLR; this is encoded by the coding sequence ATGAGACTGTCAACTGTGACAACCGCAATCAAGGTCGGAGTGCTGATGGTGGCCCTGACCGCGCTCGTCGTTTGGCTTGGAAGCAAGTTTGGCGGAACGACCGGCGCCGTGCTGGCGTTTGGTGTCGCCGCGCTGATGAACCTTGGCACGTTCTGGTTCTCCAGCAACCTGGTGATCGCGATGACGCGCGCCAAGCCCGTCGAACCGGAGGAAGCCCCGGAGCTGTATGCAATGGTGCGGCGTCTGGCTTCCCGCGCGGGCATCCCGACTCCGAAGCTCTACGTCGTAGACGACCCGTCGCCGAATGCTTTTGCCACGGGCCGCAGCCCGAAGCACGGCGTCGTAGCGGTCAATACCGGACTCCTGGACATCCTCGACCAGCCGGAGGTCGAGGGCGTGATCGCACACGAGATGGCGCACATCAAACACCGCGACACCCTCACGATGGCGATCGTGGCCACGATCGCTGGCGCCGTCATGATGCTGGCCAACTTCCTTCGGTTCTTCTCGTTTTTTGGCGGAGGTGACGACCGCGAAGGCGGCAACCCGCTCGTGCTTCTGCTGGTCAGCATCGTGGCGCCGATCGCCGCGATCGCGGTGCAGATGACGATCTCCCGAGCGCGCGAGTTCGAAGCGGACCGCGAAGGCGCCGAGATCGCGGGCACACCGCACGGGCTGGCGAACGCGCTTCGAAAGCTTGAGCGCGGCGCCACGGCTATCCCGGGCCATATGCCGCCGCAGGCTGCGCACCTTTGCATTGTCAACCCGTTTGGCGGAGTCGGATCGGGGCTGTTGAACCTCTTCAGATCGCACCCCAGCACGGAGGAGCGAATCCGCCGTTTAGAGTCCTTGCGCTGA
- a CDS encoding mechanosensitive ion channel, with protein sequence MPHLAVFDDLAEWLNRPFFHLGEWDLTAFVMIRLVLYPVLAILLAKWIRRGVRRGLKRHPHIDEATHRAIATVVYYVSLIIGVLVALNAAGMPIQNLAVFSGAIGLGIGLGLQQIAQNFLSGILLLTGRSVRTGDWLTYDGHEGSVEDIGFYSTLIRTPDDGEMIVPNSQLLNGKVINWTRKRALRRITVAMPLSHKHETEQCQRVLLEAVAGCPGVLNDPKPSVAIKGVRAAGADWDVSVWTSEHVSSPGVLSSRLVARCLEACRENGIELAAT encoded by the coding sequence ATGCCGCACCTTGCTGTCTTCGACGACCTGGCCGAATGGCTGAATCGGCCCTTCTTCCACTTGGGAGAATGGGACCTAACCGCTTTCGTGATGATCCGGCTGGTTCTCTATCCGGTTCTCGCCATTCTTCTCGCAAAGTGGATCCGCCGTGGAGTTCGTAGGGGCCTCAAGCGCCATCCCCATATCGACGAGGCCACTCATCGAGCCATCGCGACGGTCGTTTACTATGTTTCGCTGATCATCGGCGTTCTGGTGGCCCTTAACGCGGCGGGCATGCCGATCCAGAATCTGGCCGTCTTCAGCGGTGCGATCGGCCTCGGCATCGGTCTCGGCCTGCAGCAGATCGCCCAGAACTTCCTTTCCGGAATCCTGCTGCTGACGGGAAGGTCGGTGAGAACAGGGGACTGGCTAACCTATGACGGGCACGAGGGCTCGGTCGAGGATATCGGGTTCTACTCCACTCTGATCCGTACGCCGGACGACGGGGAGATGATCGTTCCGAACTCTCAACTGCTGAACGGCAAGGTGATCAACTGGACCCGGAAACGCGCCCTCAGGCGCATCACGGTGGCGATGCCGCTCTCGCACAAGCACGAAACCGAGCAATGTCAGAGAGTGCTTTTGGAGGCTGTCGCCGGCTGCCCGGGCGTCCTCAACGATCCAAAGCCGAGCGTTGCGATCAAAGGCGTTCGCGCCGCGGGGGCGGATTGGGACGTTTCAGTTTGGACTTCTGAGCATGTCTCCAGCCCAGGGGTTCTTTCCAGCCGGCTAGTGGCGCGGTGCCTTGAGGCCTGCCGAGAGAATGGGATCGAGCTAGCGGCGACGTGA
- a CDS encoding N-acetylmuramic acid 6-phosphate etherase gives MSTEARNPRTTKLDHMSATEIVRLMNLEDQAILAAIKSAETSIAIAAERMAKAYQSGGRIIYIGAGTSGRIANADAAEMPPTFSVDPDRFVAVVAGGSKAQTSAIERAEDDEHAAVEALNEVGITPDDLVFGISASGKTPFTVSGVRHAHQKGAWTCGIANTRNTPLLRAADHAICLLTGPEVLTGSTRLKAGTSQKMVLNAISTAAMVLCGKVVENLMVDVKATNAKLRERCVKIVHDLTTLSTEEAQQALERNGYNIREVLEAERLRSTAQTGAWVD, from the coding sequence ATGAGTACAGAGGCAAGAAACCCCCGCACCACCAAGCTTGACCACATGTCGGCGACCGAAATCGTCCGACTCATGAACCTAGAGGATCAGGCGATCCTTGCAGCGATCAAGTCCGCTGAGACCTCCATCGCGATCGCGGCGGAACGAATGGCCAAGGCCTACCAATCGGGGGGCCGCATCATCTACATCGGCGCGGGCACCAGCGGCAGAATCGCCAATGCCGATGCCGCCGAAATGCCTCCTACCTTCAGCGTCGATCCCGATCGGTTCGTCGCGGTCGTCGCGGGAGGAAGCAAGGCACAGACTTCGGCGATCGAGCGCGCGGAAGACGACGAGCATGCGGCCGTCGAAGCTCTGAACGAGGTCGGAATCACCCCGGACGATCTGGTGTTCGGCATCTCTGCCAGCGGAAAGACGCCCTTTACGGTAAGCGGCGTCCGGCATGCCCACCAAAAGGGCGCCTGGACCTGTGGCATAGCGAACACGCGCAATACGCCTCTGCTCAGAGCCGCTGACCACGCGATCTGCCTGCTCACAGGGCCCGAGGTGCTCACCGGGTCCACGCGCCTTAAGGCGGGGACGTCGCAGAAGATGGTGCTCAATGCGATCAGCACAGCAGCGATGGTGCTTTGTGGCAAGGTGGTCGAGAATTTAATGGTCGATGTGAAGGCCACCAATGCCAAGCTCCGCGAGCGCTGCGTTAAGATCGTTCACGACCTCACCACGCTTTCCACCGAGGAGGCGCAGCAGGCTCTGGAAAGGAACGGCTACAACATCCGCGAGGTCCTGGAGGCCGAAAGGTTGAGGTCGACGGCGCAAACCGGCGCGTGGGTGGACTAG
- the carB gene encoding carbamoyl-phosphate synthase large subunit — protein sequence MKVLVIGSGPIVIGQAAEFDYAGAQACRSLKEEGCEVVLINSNPATIMTDPEMADALYIEPLTPEFCERVIARERPDALLPTLGGQTGLNLATKIAELGILEKYGVKLLGTPLSAIRKAEDREEFRKLMREIREPVPESFIIESPEQLKAILDTKVPDDSGRLIDFPYPRIVRPAYTLGGTGGGIAHNPDELWEIGRKGLALSMRSQVMIERSLLGWKEIEYEVMRDGAGNCITVCNMENFDPMGVHTGDSIVIAPSQTLSDLEYHMLRTASLKIIRALGIEGGCNVQLAVNPESFDYYVIEVNPRVSRSSALASKATGYPIARVAAKIAIGKTLDEIENQVTKTTKACFEPALDYCVVKIPRWPFDKFRSGDRTLFTQMKATGEVMAIDRSFEAALLKAIRGLEVRQKDLRHAGFMHIDDEALNAAIRIPTDERLWAVCEGLRRGWSVDEINRISRIDKWFLTKLQGLVNLEARLSSAGKAREAQGREGIALSNLIFEAFETGFSSPTILSLMAADGEEDDFARFVRTEVQRLKVMPVFKMVDTCSAEFESATPYYYGTFEQEDDGRPAVL from the coding sequence ATGAAAGTCCTCGTGATCGGTTCTGGCCCTATCGTCATCGGCCAGGCTGCCGAGTTCGACTATGCCGGCGCACAAGCCTGTCGATCGCTCAAGGAAGAGGGCTGCGAAGTCGTTCTGATCAACAGCAACCCCGCGACGATCATGACCGACCCGGAAATGGCGGATGCGCTTTACATCGAACCGCTTACGCCTGAGTTCTGCGAGCGCGTGATCGCCCGGGAGCGTCCCGACGCTCTGCTTCCTACCTTGGGCGGACAGACGGGACTTAACCTTGCGACCAAGATCGCGGAGCTTGGAATCCTCGAAAAGTACGGAGTCAAGCTATTGGGCACGCCGCTTTCCGCCATCCGCAAGGCCGAGGACCGCGAGGAGTTTCGAAAGCTCATGCGGGAGATTCGCGAGCCGGTGCCCGAGAGCTTCATCATCGAATCGCCCGAACAGCTCAAGGCCATCCTTGATACGAAGGTCCCAGACGACAGCGGACGCCTGATCGACTTCCCTTACCCGCGCATCGTCAGGCCGGCCTATACGCTTGGAGGCACCGGCGGCGGAATCGCCCACAACCCCGACGAGCTATGGGAGATCGGCCGCAAGGGCCTGGCCCTCTCGATGCGCAGCCAAGTGATGATCGAGCGCTCACTCCTAGGGTGGAAGGAGATTGAGTACGAGGTGATGCGTGATGGCGCGGGCAACTGCATCACCGTCTGCAACATGGAGAACTTCGACCCCATGGGGGTTCACACGGGGGACAGCATCGTGATCGCCCCGAGCCAGACTCTGAGCGATCTCGAATACCACATGCTCCGCACGGCCTCCCTGAAGATCATTCGGGCGCTTGGGATCGAAGGAGGCTGCAACGTTCAGCTTGCGGTGAACCCGGAGAGTTTCGACTACTACGTGATCGAGGTCAACCCGCGCGTATCGCGCTCCTCGGCGCTCGCTTCGAAAGCCACGGGGTATCCGATTGCCCGGGTCGCAGCCAAGATCGCAATCGGCAAGACGCTGGACGAGATTGAAAACCAGGTGACAAAGACCACGAAGGCCTGCTTTGAACCCGCGCTCGACTATTGCGTCGTCAAAATTCCCCGCTGGCCGTTCGACAAATTCCGTTCTGGGGATCGCACTCTCTTCACTCAGATGAAAGCCACGGGCGAGGTCATGGCGATCGACCGGAGCTTCGAGGCGGCGCTGCTGAAAGCCATCCGGGGTCTGGAAGTGAGGCAGAAAGACCTGCGGCATGCCGGCTTCATGCACATTGACGACGAGGCGCTGAACGCTGCCATCCGCATCCCCACCGACGAACGGCTTTGGGCCGTGTGCGAGGGCCTGCGCCGAGGCTGGTCTGTGGACGAAATCAACCGCATCAGCCGCATCGACAAGTGGTTCCTCACCAAGCTCCAAGGCCTGGTGAACCTAGAAGCCCGACTAAGCTCAGCGGGAAAGGCGCGCGAGGCTCAGGGCAGGGAAGGGATCGCCCTCTCGAACCTGATTTTTGAGGCCTTCGAGACCGGTTTCTCCTCGCCGACCATCCTCAGCTTGATGGCCGCGGATGGCGAAGAGGACGACTTTGCGCGGTTCGTGCGGACCGAAGTGCAGCGTCTCAAGGTCATGCCGGTGTTCAAGATGGTGGACACGTGCAGCGCAGAATTCGAGTCCGCCACACCCTACTATTACGGCACCTTCGAGCAAGAGGACGATGGCCGGCCGGCCGTCCTATAG
- a CDS encoding PEP-CTERM sorting domain-containing protein, with amino-acid sequence MMRRSMMAGAFAALGLGMVGAAFASTTINFSEVGLTPGWGPDPWFAGSPKGTNLTNQFISAGALFEVSNGAAYVTNSSFCTGTSALGWGEFLAVNTTPPYVGAGAILRLTFWNPTNSSEAAVVNGGDINFSISDQNSVPTDRVIVRSYDQYNNLIETVALHSYVDVLGFTSGSVHRVDFYDSGSDGFVIDDLSFGNVGVAPEPGTLAVIGLGAAALLRKRRR; translated from the coding sequence ATGATGAGAAGGTCTATGATGGCCGGCGCGTTTGCCGCGCTTGGTCTTGGAATGGTTGGGGCTGCTTTTGCCAGCACCACGATCAACTTCAGTGAAGTCGGCTTGACCCCCGGTTGGGGACCCGACCCGTGGTTCGCCGGTAGCCCGAAAGGAACGAATCTGACGAACCAGTTCATTAGCGCAGGCGCACTGTTTGAAGTGTCGAATGGCGCGGCGTATGTCACGAACTCCAGTTTCTGCACGGGCACCAGCGCTCTGGGCTGGGGCGAGTTTCTAGCGGTGAACACGACTCCCCCGTACGTTGGCGCCGGCGCGATTCTTAGGCTCACGTTCTGGAATCCCACGAACTCGAGCGAAGCGGCAGTGGTCAATGGTGGAGACATCAACTTCAGCATCAGCGATCAGAACAGCGTGCCGACCGACCGAGTGATCGTGAGATCGTACGACCAGTACAACAACCTGATCGAGACGGTTGCGCTGCACAGCTACGTGGACGTGCTCGGTTTCACCAGCGGCAGCGTTCATCGAGTGGACTTCTACGACAGCGGTTCGGACGGCTTCGTGATCGACGATCTGAGCTTCGGCAACGTGGGAGTTGCTCCCGAGCCCGGCACCTTGGCCGTCATCGGCCTTGGCGCTGCCGCCCTGCTGCGAAAACGACGACGCTAA
- a CDS encoding aspartate ammonia-lyase has product MSVRIEKDSLGNVEVPENAYWGSQAERSRKLFQISGLTEHARFIDAFILIKKAAAQTNADLGLLTPEIGNAIVQACNEILAQSPYKYQQIPSDLGPQTPDLRSQFPVDVFHMGAGTSFNMNCNEVLANRAEEILGGKKGEYQKVNPNDHPNYGQSTNDTVPTAIRVMSRLMLEDFYKAIDKLYDAFELKAEEFDNVLKSGRTHLQDAVPIRLGQEFRGYADTIKRCRKWFEHAAHELEELGIGGSAAGTGLNTHPEYRFSVVEYLEKYTLLPFRHSPNMVEAMQSQLPVSALSAALRIFCLELTRITNDLRLLCSGPLTGIAEIVLPPVQPGSSIMPGKVNPSMAENLNLVLYQVLGQCQAMDYCVQAGQLELNVMMPSMAFSAQFSLQILTETLHTFSDNCVEGIKANVERCKYYAEISPSLATALNTFVGYKTAAEVVKQALAEGKTIPAVVRERNLLDEATLARALDPALLTEPGIPGKGGG; this is encoded by the coding sequence ATGAGCGTTCGCATCGAAAAAGACTCCCTTGGCAATGTCGAAGTCCCCGAAAACGCCTACTGGGGCTCCCAGGCCGAGCGCAGCCGGAAACTTTTCCAAATCTCGGGCCTAACTGAGCACGCCCGCTTCATCGACGCCTTTATCCTCATAAAGAAGGCGGCCGCACAAACCAACGCCGACTTGGGCCTCCTCACTCCAGAAATTGGCAACGCCATCGTTCAGGCCTGCAACGAGATCCTCGCTCAGAGCCCCTACAAGTACCAACAGATCCCCTCGGACCTCGGACCTCAGACCCCAGACCTTCGCTCCCAGTTCCCCGTCGACGTCTTCCACATGGGCGCCGGGACCAGCTTCAACATGAACTGTAACGAGGTTCTTGCCAATAGAGCTGAAGAGATCCTTGGCGGGAAGAAGGGCGAGTACCAAAAGGTCAACCCAAACGACCATCCGAACTACGGCCAGTCCACCAACGACACGGTGCCCACGGCAATCCGCGTCATGTCCAGGCTCATGCTCGAGGACTTCTATAAAGCGATCGACAAGCTCTACGACGCGTTTGAATTGAAGGCCGAGGAGTTCGACAACGTGCTCAAGTCTGGACGGACTCATCTTCAGGACGCCGTTCCCATTCGGCTGGGCCAGGAGTTTCGAGGCTACGCCGATACGATCAAGCGCTGCCGCAAGTGGTTCGAGCACGCCGCGCACGAGCTTGAGGAACTGGGAATCGGCGGCTCCGCCGCCGGCACGGGGCTGAACACCCACCCCGAGTATCGCTTCTCCGTAGTTGAATATCTGGAAAAGTACACCTTGTTGCCGTTCAGGCACTCTCCAAACATGGTTGAGGCGATGCAATCGCAGCTGCCGGTTTCGGCGCTATCAGCAGCGCTGAGGATCTTCTGCCTGGAGCTCACCCGAATCACCAACGACCTGCGGCTTCTGTGTTCGGGGCCCCTCACCGGCATCGCTGAGATCGTCTTGCCGCCGGTGCAACCTGGAAGCAGCATCATGCCGGGCAAGGTGAACCCCAGCATGGCGGAGAACCTGAACCTGGTGCTTTACCAGGTGCTCGGCCAGTGCCAGGCGATGGACTACTGTGTGCAAGCAGGCCAGCTTGAACTAAACGTGATGATGCCCAGCATGGCGTTTTCGGCGCAGTTCAGCCTGCAAATCCTCACCGAAACGCTGCATACGTTCAGCGACAACTGCGTCGAGGGGATCAAGGCCAACGTCGAGCGCTGCAAGTACTACGCTGAGATCTCGCCGAGTCTGGCGACCGCGCTGAACACCTTTGTGGGCTATAAGACCGCCGCCGAGGTGGTGAAGCAGGCTCTCGCCGAGGGCAAGACGATTCCGGCAGTGGTGCGCGAGCGGAACCTGCTCGATGAGGCCACCCTGGCCCGTGCGCTCGACCCCGCCCTGCTCACCGAGCCCGGAATTCCTGGTAAGGGCGGGGGTTAG